In Thermoanaerobaculia bacterium, a single genomic region encodes these proteins:
- the recJ gene encoding single-stranded-DNA-specific exonuclease RecJ, with protein sequence MTGPGPGAADNRGEPAPDDTRWVAAAIDPDAVGRLVSDGVPEAIARVLAARGFDGAAARDFLSPSLDRAPDPFAMKGMEAAVDALVSTARRGERIVIFGDYDVDGVTAVAQLRAVFRALGADAVPFLPHRVRDGYGLKPETFRKVFAEHRPRAIVTVDCGITAVEAVAEAARAGVAVVITDHHLPPDVLPAGAAVVNPKQPGCGYPFKDLCGAGIAFKIAQAIIRRERLTLSERSLAKVAALGTIADIVPLVGENRAIVAEGLAALSDPRAPGLKALLAEAGIAGRAPTSEEVAFRVGPRLNAAGRLDTADLALSVFEERDSGRAAGIARELSERNTERQGHERRVVAEARRRVLESGEAPDGIVIEAEAGWPRGVLGIAASRLAREFRCPVFLFALDGERAVGSGRSIPGLSLHEALSEIREHFVEFGGHAQACGGAVEAGRFAGFRERARALFRERL encoded by the coding sequence ATGACGGGCCCCGGCCCGGGCGCCGCCGACAATCGAGGAGAGCCCGCACCGGACGACACCCGCTGGGTCGCCGCGGCGATCGACCCCGACGCCGTGGGGCGCCTCGTCTCGGACGGCGTTCCGGAGGCGATCGCGCGCGTCCTCGCCGCCCGCGGGTTCGACGGGGCCGCGGCCCGGGACTTCCTCTCTCCGTCGCTCGACCGGGCTCCCGATCCGTTCGCGATGAAGGGAATGGAGGCGGCCGTCGACGCGCTCGTCTCGACGGCCCGGCGCGGCGAGCGAATCGTGATCTTCGGCGACTACGACGTGGACGGCGTCACGGCGGTCGCCCAGCTGCGCGCCGTCTTTCGCGCGCTCGGCGCCGACGCCGTGCCGTTCCTTCCGCACCGCGTTCGCGACGGGTACGGATTGAAGCCCGAGACGTTTCGAAAGGTGTTCGCGGAGCACCGTCCGCGGGCGATCGTCACCGTGGACTGCGGCATCACCGCCGTCGAAGCCGTCGCCGAGGCGGCCCGGGCCGGCGTCGCGGTCGTGATCACGGACCATCACCTTCCTCCCGACGTCCTGCCGGCCGGGGCGGCGGTCGTCAACCCGAAGCAGCCCGGATGCGGGTATCCGTTCAAGGACCTCTGCGGCGCGGGGATCGCGTTCAAGATCGCGCAGGCGATCATCCGCCGGGAACGGCTGACCCTCTCCGAGAGGTCGCTCGCCAAGGTCGCGGCGCTGGGGACGATCGCCGACATCGTGCCGCTCGTCGGGGAGAACCGCGCGATCGTCGCCGAGGGGCTCGCGGCGCTGTCCGATCCGCGCGCGCCGGGGTTGAAGGCGCTGCTGGCGGAAGCGGGCATCGCCGGACGCGCGCCGACGTCGGAGGAGGTCGCATTCCGCGTGGGACCGCGCCTGAACGCCGCGGGACGGCTCGACACCGCCGACCTCGCCCTGTCGGTCTTCGAAGAGCGCGACTCCGGGCGCGCGGCCGGAATCGCCCGCGAGCTCTCGGAACGCAACACCGAGCGACAGGGGCACGAGAGGCGGGTCGTCGCGGAGGCGAGGCGCCGGGTGCTCGAGTCGGGAGAAGCGCCCGACGGGATCGTCATCGAGGCGGAAGCCGGCTGGCCGCGCGGCGTCCTCGGGATCGCCGCGTCGCGCCTCGCCCGCGAGTTCCGTTGCCCCGTCTTCCTTTTCGCCCTCGACGGAGAGCGCGCGGTCGGATCGGGGCGGAGCATTCCCGGCCTCTCCCTGCACGAGGCGCTCTCGGAGATCCGGGAGCATTTCGTCGAGTTCGGGGGCCACGCGCAGGCGTGCGGCGGCGCCGTCGAGGCGGGTCGGTTCGCCGGTTTCCGGGAGCGCGCCCGCGCGCTCTTCCGGGAGCGGCTC
- a CDS encoding acetyl-CoA carboxylase carboxyltransferase subunit alpha, protein MQSEESQFEEPIVRLRRRLEELEALPDDGSHRREIQKLQERIERTTQEIYSSLTPWQKTLVARHPQRPYPLDYIQALTRDFVEIHGDRRFSDDEAIVAGLAVFGDRPIAVIGHQKGRDTKEKIRRNFGMPRPDGYRKALRVMKLAEKFRRPVLTLIDTSGAYPGIDAEERGQAEAIATNIFEMTRLAVPIVVAVTGEGGSGGALALGVGDRILMLEHSVYSVISPEGCAAILWKDAARKKDAAEAMKITSGDLKGLGVIDEIIPEPAGGAHADPGAAAQALGEAVSRAFDELSAVSPADLLAARYAKFRGMGWFETIG, encoded by the coding sequence GTGCAATCCGAAGAATCGCAGTTCGAGGAGCCGATCGTCCGGCTCCGGCGCCGCCTCGAGGAGCTCGAGGCGCTCCCGGACGACGGTTCCCACCGCCGCGAAATCCAGAAGCTCCAGGAGCGCATCGAGCGCACGACCCAGGAGATCTATTCGAGCCTCACCCCGTGGCAGAAGACGCTCGTCGCCCGACATCCCCAGCGCCCGTATCCGCTCGACTACATCCAGGCGCTGACGCGCGACTTCGTCGAGATCCACGGCGACCGGCGATTCTCCGACGACGAGGCGATCGTGGCGGGGCTGGCGGTCTTCGGAGACCGGCCGATCGCGGTCATCGGCCATCAGAAAGGGCGCGACACGAAGGAGAAGATCCGCCGGAATTTCGGGATGCCCCGGCCGGACGGATACCGCAAGGCCCTGCGCGTGATGAAGCTCGCGGAGAAATTCCGGCGGCCGGTCCTGACGCTGATCGACACCTCCGGCGCGTACCCGGGCATCGACGCCGAGGAGCGCGGGCAGGCGGAGGCGATCGCGACGAACATCTTCGAGATGACGCGGCTGGCCGTCCCGATCGTCGTCGCGGTGACGGGCGAGGGGGGTTCGGGAGGGGCGCTGGCGCTCGGAGTCGGGGACCGGATCCTCATGCTCGAGCATTCGGTCTACTCCGTCATCTCGCCGGAAGGATGCGCGGCGATCCTCTGGAAGGACGCCGCCCGCAAGAAGGACGCCGCGGAAGCGATGAAGATCACGTCGGGTGACCTCAAGGGCCTCGGCGTGATCGACGAGATCATTCCCGAGCCCGCGGGCGGCGCGCACGCGGATCCCGGGGCCGCCGCCCAGGCGCTCGGCGAAGCCGTCTCGCGGGCGTTCGACGAGCTCTCCGCGGTCTCCCCGGCGGATCTGCTCGCCGCGCGGTACGCGAAGTTCCGCGGAATGGGATGGTTCGAGACGATCGGATGA
- the priA gene encoding primosomal protein N', producing the protein MPARVSVAFPLPLRRAFTYAVPAAHREGRLLGCRVTAPLGGRTLSGVVVEEDPRDPEAHALRELSAVLDEEPAVEGELLETTRALADRFFCSWGELLRAALPAGLPRGEATRYEATAKGAASLAGADPEGRAILEMLLERGRADGALLAALGPGSRERLRELEGRGWVRTLATPVRRARRQAVYSLAGDAAGRSALAGRSAKGREALRHMEVLGRPALAEELRAAGFSAALMRRLAARGAVSAGEQERAVEDDSPIPPRPEATITLSPDQEAALSEIHGALDARRFAPMLLFGVTGSGKTEVYLRAIARARASGRGAIWLVPEIALTPVFARRLGARFGDDAVVLHSAIGESRRARAWQEMRLGRARIVIGPRSAVFAPIADIGVVVVDEEHDGSYKQQDPPRYDARDAAALRAQAHGAVLLLGSATPAMETWQASEEGKIRRLAMPERIERRPLPEVRIVDLRRETALPEEKGVPLFSRALVDLLEGVFARREQAILLAPRRGYAPFLLCRACGHAFPCSRCSVSSVVHRRDGALRCHYCGSRRPIPSRCDACGGRHLEAIGAGTERAAERFAALFPSVPFAVLDSDTARRRGGAAAVVASMENGEVRALIGTQMVAKGHHFPEVTAIGVLSADTILNFPDFRAAEKTFQLLAQVAGRSGRGERPGTVLVQTFHPENGAIRAALAHDVAAFARGELEFRRTFFYPPFCEMAEVLVSAAERGRAAEVAAEIASALGGDEAVRVTAAAPAPLERIAGKWRYQVLVRSRSRRAVLAALARAVPESPPPGASVAVDVDPRNLM; encoded by the coding sequence ATGCCCGCTCGCGTCTCCGTCGCGTTTCCTCTGCCGCTGCGGCGCGCGTTCACGTACGCCGTGCCGGCGGCGCATCGCGAGGGTCGGCTCCTCGGGTGCCGCGTGACGGCGCCGCTCGGAGGGAGAACGCTCTCCGGGGTCGTCGTCGAAGAGGATCCCCGGGACCCGGAAGCGCACGCCCTCCGGGAGCTGTCCGCCGTCCTCGACGAGGAGCCCGCCGTCGAGGGGGAGCTCCTCGAGACGACCCGGGCGCTCGCGGACCGATTCTTCTGCTCCTGGGGCGAGCTCCTCCGGGCCGCGCTTCCCGCCGGCCTTCCGCGGGGCGAGGCGACCCGCTACGAGGCGACCGCGAAAGGCGCGGCGAGCCTCGCCGGCGCGGATCCGGAGGGTCGGGCGATCCTGGAAATGCTCCTCGAGCGGGGCCGGGCGGACGGCGCGCTCCTCGCGGCGCTCGGCCCCGGGTCGCGGGAACGCCTGCGGGAGCTCGAAGGGCGAGGATGGGTCCGGACGCTCGCGACCCCGGTGCGAAGGGCGCGCCGGCAGGCGGTGTATTCCCTGGCCGGCGACGCCGCGGGTCGCTCCGCCCTCGCCGGCCGTTCCGCGAAGGGGCGCGAAGCGCTGCGCCACATGGAGGTCCTCGGACGGCCGGCGCTCGCCGAGGAGCTCCGCGCCGCGGGATTCTCGGCAGCCCTCATGCGCCGGCTCGCGGCGCGCGGAGCGGTCTCGGCCGGCGAGCAGGAGCGTGCGGTCGAGGACGACTCGCCGATCCCGCCGCGGCCGGAGGCGACGATCACCCTCTCTCCCGATCAGGAAGCGGCGCTCTCGGAAATCCACGGGGCGCTCGACGCGCGTCGTTTCGCACCGATGCTCCTCTTCGGGGTGACCGGAAGCGGCAAGACGGAGGTGTATCTGCGGGCGATCGCGCGGGCGCGCGCGAGCGGCCGCGGCGCGATCTGGCTCGTTCCCGAGATCGCGTTGACCCCCGTCTTCGCCCGCCGCCTCGGGGCGCGCTTCGGCGACGACGCGGTCGTGCTCCATTCGGCGATCGGCGAGTCGCGGCGCGCGCGGGCGTGGCAGGAAATGCGGCTCGGCCGGGCGCGAATCGTGATCGGCCCGCGGTCGGCGGTGTTCGCGCCGATCGCCGACATCGGCGTCGTCGTCGTCGACGAGGAGCACGACGGCTCCTACAAGCAGCAGGATCCACCGCGTTACGACGCCCGCGACGCGGCGGCGCTTCGAGCCCAGGCGCACGGGGCCGTTCTCCTCCTGGGCTCCGCCACGCCGGCCATGGAGACGTGGCAGGCGAGCGAAGAGGGAAAGATCCGGCGTCTCGCGATGCCGGAGCGGATCGAACGCCGCCCGCTCCCGGAAGTTCGAATCGTGGATCTCCGCCGCGAGACCGCGCTCCCGGAGGAGAAGGGGGTGCCGCTCTTCTCGCGGGCGCTCGTCGATCTCCTCGAGGGGGTCTTCGCGCGCCGCGAACAGGCGATCCTTCTCGCCCCGCGGCGCGGGTACGCGCCGTTCCTTCTCTGCCGCGCCTGCGGCCACGCGTTCCCGTGCTCCCGGTGCAGCGTGTCCTCCGTCGTCCACCGCCGCGACGGGGCGCTCCGCTGCCACTACTGCGGCTCGCGCCGGCCCATCCCGTCGCGGTGCGACGCCTGCGGCGGCCGGCATCTCGAGGCGATCGGGGCGGGAACCGAGCGCGCCGCGGAGCGCTTCGCCGCGCTCTTTCCGTCCGTCCCGTTCGCGGTCCTCGACTCGGACACCGCGCGCCGGCGGGGCGGGGCGGCGGCGGTCGTCGCGTCCATGGAAAACGGGGAGGTTCGGGCGCTGATCGGCACCCAGATGGTCGCCAAGGGGCACCACTTCCCGGAGGTGACGGCGATCGGCGTCCTGTCGGCCGATACGATCCTGAATTTTCCCGATTTTCGCGCCGCGGAAAAGACGTTCCAGCTGCTCGCTCAGGTCGCGGGTCGGTCCGGCCGCGGGGAGCGGCCCGGAACGGTCCTCGTCCAGACGTTCCATCCGGAGAACGGAGCGATCCGGGCCGCTCTCGCGCACGACGTCGCCGCGTTCGCGCGCGGGGAGCTGGAGTTTCGCCGGACGTTCTTCTACCCCCCCTTCTGCGAAATGGCCGAGGTCCTGGTCTCGGCCGCCGAACGGGGACGGGCCGCCGAGGTCGCGGCGGAAATCGCCTCGGCGCTCGGCGGCGACGAGGCGGTCCGGGTGACGGCGGCCGCGCCGGCTCCGCTCGAGCGGATCGCCGGCAAGTGGCGCTACCAGGTGCTCGTACGCTCCCGGAGCCGGCGCGCGGTCCTGGCGGCGCTCGCCCGCGCCGTTCCCGAATCGCCCCCGCCGGGCGCGTCGGTCGCGGTGGACGTCGACCCCCGGAACCTCATGTAG